One window of Medicago truncatula cultivar Jemalong A17 chromosome 2, MtrunA17r5.0-ANR, whole genome shotgun sequence genomic DNA carries:
- the LOC25486036 gene encoding uncharacterized protein, protein MTTVRSNPTLIIFFFLILFITPSQSLSFSSYYRFRNFLSLSHSIFTGVANLRTKRGDIAGAERAKTIANSLEKVNGFGFVKLVWSAWSWKWMLKELPLTEMYGAVSDVNEFLRSLNELTRLESAGERAVWLSRNYQNLLTVTKSLFSKLLKAFGQSEGVRKVVETLRIEVVEGGLIRDCLLLGGNDLKDLIKVAKDLLLQFFPAATDKNPEL, encoded by the exons ATGACAACCGTACGATCAAATCCAACCctcatcatcttctttttcttaattCTCTTCATCACACCCTCCCAATCACTCTCATTCTCCTCCTATTACCGTTTCCGAAACTTTCTCTCCCTTTCCCACTCCATTTTCACCGGCGTCGCCAACCTCCGCACAAAGCGCGGCGACATCGCCGGCGCCGAGAGAGCAAAGACTATCGCAAACAGTTTGGAGAAGGTTAACGGATTTGGATTTGTGAAGCTTGTGTGGTCTGCTTGGTCTTGGAAATGGATGTTGAAGGAACTTCCATTGACAGAGATGTATGGCGCTGTTTCGGATGTTAACGAGTTTTTGAGAAGTTTGAATGAGTTGACTCGTTTGGAATCGGCTGGTGAGAGAGCGGTTTGGCTCTCGAGAAATTACCAGAATCTCCTTACTGTTACTAAGTCGCTTTTTAGTAAACTCCTGAAAGCGTTTGGTCAATCG GAAGGTGTGAGGAAAGTAGTGGAGACGTTGCGAATAGAGGTGGTGGAAGGTGGGTTAATCAGAGATTGCCTTTTACTTGGTGGCAATgatttgaaggatttgattaaaGTTGCCAAGGATTTGCTATTACAATTCTTTCCTGCTGCTACTGATAAAAACCCTGAGCTATAA